The following proteins are co-located in the Onychomys torridus chromosome 6, mOncTor1.1, whole genome shotgun sequence genome:
- the LOC118586206 gene encoding uncharacterized protein LOC118586206, with translation MGKGIKAESVEKVREQHHKRRGRADRGGHWKRFTATEIVKAQRHQGVAEGPPPGAKATHGGGAAYLRETLAEGVQAVGVGLPTPPPQQQRPLPGSIGRLRFPDSGRGGCTRPRLRGCPRRRLKGPSRCLKLDRTSQAGPKTTIPLQALMSESPAPERFVPGFAFLLPGLSGRYRCHSNLSWGLFLLRDGIPFVNQPVGPMLEGQKTNAKKRGQRGGQSPSLPFSYSSLRTMPRLCPCSFWNGAVQPPQSFTVSSTTLGQGSASEVIPSLGSLWPPVSRRLDLKQAGPARLGRLRGHAFPNQTNEVRLHRPKQALQTGLCVGSVLFVGHYYRKPSPSSEQLPQRCSWDRSQDLRLL, from the exons ATGGGAAAAGGGATAAAGGCGGAGTCCGTGGAAAAGGTTCGGGAGCAGCACCACAAACGGCGAGGAAGGGCAGACAGGGGTGGACACTGGAAAAGGTTCACGGCTACAGAAATAGTTAAGGCACAGAGGCACCAGGG GGTGGCAGAAGGACCCCCGCCCGGGGCAAAGGCGACTCATGGGGGAGGCGCCGCTTACCTCCGGGAGACCCTTGCGGAGGGGGTGCAGGCGGTCGGGGTCGGACTGCCGACACCGCCGCCTCAGCAGCAGCGGCCGCTCCCGGGGTCCATTGGCCGCCTGCGCTTCCCTGACAGCGGCCGCGGCGGCTGCACCAGGCCCCGGCTGCGGGGCTGCCCGCGGCGCCGCCTGAAGGGGCCTTCACGCTGCCTCAAGTTGGACCGGACCTCACAAGCAGGACCCAAAACAACAATTCCTCTGCAGGCTTTGATGTCAGAGTCTCCTGCGCCCGAGCGCTTCGTGCCGGGATTTGCCTTCCTGCTTCCCGGACTGTCAGGACGCTACCGATGCCATAGTAATCTGAGTTGG GGGCTTTTTCTCCTACGCGACGGGATTCCCTTCGTAAACCAGCCGGTGGGACCCATGCTGGAAGGCCAGAAAACAAACGCGAAAAAGAGGGGTCAGAGAGGAGGACAATCACCCTCACTTCCCTTTTCCTACTCATCTTTAAGGACAATGCCAAGACTATGCCCCTGTAGCTTCTGGAATGGCGCAGTCCAACCGCCTCAATCTTTCACCGTTAGCAGCACCACTCTGGGCCAAGGTTCTGCTTCCGAGGTCATCCCCAGCTTGGGCAGCCTTTGGCCTCCAGTGTCCAGGCGCCTCGACCTCAAACAGGCTGGCCCAGCCAGGTTAGGAAGGCTTAGAGGACATGCTTTTCCAAACCAAACAAACGAGGTGAGGCTACACAGACCCAAGCAGGCCTTGCAGACAGGCCTCTGCGTTGGCTCTGTGTTGTTTGTTGGTCACTATTATCGAAAGCCCTCCCCTTCCTCAGAACAACTGCCCCAACGCTGTTCCTGGGACCGTTCTCAGGACCTAAGGCTCCTGTAG
- the LOC118586205 gene encoding uncharacterized protein LOC118586205, with protein sequence MSPRQSFPKTEMGPQVLRQPLAPSPPPSSRMRLHHDRGGDSEGPTWDDCQQLFQTLLTTEERQRVFLEARKNVPGKDGRPTQLPNEIDEVFPLTRPDWDFNTTAGQSGPGAPPPQPRIILRVGGQPVTFLVDTGAQHSVLTQSRGPLSSKTSWVQGATGGKLYRWTTERKVHLGTGLVTHSFLLVPDCPYPLLGRDLLSKVGAQIYFQEKGASIKGPQGQPLQVLTLRLEDEHRLQESPQSAQTDPQWLSDFPQDWAETAGMGLAVNQPLMIIGLKPLATLVMIRQYPLSREAKKGIRPHIQRLLQLGILKPCQSPWNTPLLPIIKPGTGDYHPVQDLREVNKRTEDIHPTVPNPYNLLSTLPPSHTWYTVLDLKDAFFCIRLSPQSQPIFALEWKDPESGFSGQLTWTRLPQGFKNSPTLFDEALHQDLADFRVSHPQFALLLYVDDLLLAAETREDCLKGTC encoded by the exons ATGTCTCCCCGTCAGTCTTTCCCTAAGACTGAG ATGGGTCCCCAGGTGCTACGGCAGCCTCTGGCTccctcaccacctcccagcagtcGTATGCGCCTCCATCATGATCGAGGAGGGGACAGTGAGGGG CCCACTTGGGACGATTGTCAGCAGCTCTTCCAGACTCTCCTCACCACGGAGGAACGGCAGCGGGTGTTCCTAGAGGCTCGCAAAAATGTTCCAGGAAAAGATGGCAGACCGACGCAGTTGCCTAATGAGATCGATGAAGTGTTCCCGTTAACCCGCCCTGATTGGGACTTCAATACCACAGCTG gacagtcagggccaggagccccccccccccagccccggATAATCCTTCGAGTGGGGGGCCAACCAGTAACCTTCCTGGTTGACACCGGTGCCCAACATTCGGTCCTAACCCAATCAAGAGGTCCCTTGAGTTCTAAGACGTCCTGGGTGCAGGGGGCCACAGGAGGAAAACTGTACCGATGGACAACTGAGCGAAAAGTACACCTTGGGACGGGGTTGGTCACTCACTCATTCCTCCTAGTTCCAGACTGCCCCTATCCATTGTTggggagagacctcctctcaaaagTAGGAGCCCAGATTTACTTCCAAGAGAAAGGGGCCTCCATTAAGGGACCCCAAGGGCAGCCCCTCCAAGTCCTAACTCTGCGCCTGGAGGATGAACATCGATTACAAGAAAGCCCTCAGTCAGCCCAGACCGACCCCCAATGGTTATCAGATTTTCCCCAGGATTGGGCGGAGACTGCGGGAATGGGACTGGCTGTGAACCAGCCTCTCATGATCATTGGACTTAAGCCTTTGGCTACCCTGGTGATGATACGTCAGTATCCACTAAGCAGGGAAGCCAAAAAAGGAATTAGGCCACATATACAAAGACTGCTACAATTGGGCATCCTAAAACCATGCCAATCCCCATGGAACACCCCCTTATTGCCCATCATAAAGCCTGGGACGGGGGACTACCATCCGGTACAGGACTTAAGAGAAGTAAACAAGAGGACAGAGGATATACATCCTACAGTGCCCAATCCCTACAACTTGCTAAGTACGCTGCCCCCAAGCCACACATGGTATACAGTGCTAGatttaaaagatgctttcttctgcatAAGACTAAGCCCTCAGAGTCAGCCAATCTTTGCTCTTGAATGGAAAGATCCAGAATCAGGTTTTTCAGGACAGCTCACATGGACAAGATTACCGCAAGGATTCAAAAACTCCCCGACCCTGTTTGACGAGGCTCTACATCAGGACCTGGCTGATTTCAGAGTCAGCCATCCTCAGTTCGCTCTTCTGCTGTATGTAGATGACCTGCTCCTAGCAGCCGAGACTCGAGAAGACTGTCTAAAAGGTACCTGTTAA
- the Rfx5 gene encoding DNA-binding protein RFX5 produces the protein MAEDKPDVKSPRVGARPQGGADTGEPTTLLQRLRGTISKAVQNKVEGILQEVQKFSDNDKLYLYLQLPSGPSVGDKSSEPSILSNEEYMYACRWIRNHLEEHMDTCLPKQSVYDAYRKYCESLACCRPLSTANFGKTIREIFPDIKARRLGGRGQSKYCYSGIRRKTLVSMPPLPGLDLKGSDSPEMGPEVTQAPRDELVEAACALTCDWAEQILKRSFSSIVQVARYLLQQHLISARSAHAHVLKAGGLAEEEERAPRERSSCKSKNGVENLEGGGPKKPERPAQPPKELEARAGTDTPGRGERKKGVIDSSAPAASKPQVNALVARLPVLLPRAPQPLIAPILASKLSSGTLKVATLPLPTRVGGPQAAVPIINMILPPVPTLSGAGARIGPGLGPGPGPGLGPGLGAGPAPGPGPGPAPGPGPAPAPGPGPAPGPAPGPGPGPGPGPGRVPPRTLLLPRGTENREVVISGDPRPHDKGIKRTAEVPLSEASGQDPPVKEVKQEAEATVSEAKRKRGRPRKKPGGSGERHATPEKAAGNSPRSPRLLWGSKGENSSVGRPERLGPVGDAKQETVSTQGQEDGAVSKGERSLSFQPAKEAEDKIPPITSKVSVIKGGIPKEALSLVKGEAAITTQGNQGLKGRGLQSSLTQEHKDPKATPP, from the exons ATGGCAGAAGATAAACCTGATGTTAAAAGCCCCAGGGTGGGGGCAAGGCCCCAAGGTGGTGCTGACACTGGGGAACCTACCACCCTTCTTCAAAGGCTCCGAGGTACCATTTC CAAGGCCGTGCAGAACAAAGTCGAGGGAATCCTG CAAGAAGTACAGAAGTTCTCTGACAACGACAAGCTCTATCTCTACCTTCAGCTCCCTTCAGGGCCCAGCGTTGGCGATAAAAG CTCAGAGCCGAGTATACTTAGCAATGAGGAGTATATGTATGCCTGTAGGTGGATCCGCAACCACCTGGAAGAGCACATGGATACCTGTCTGCCAAAGCAAAGCGTCTATGATGCCTATCG AAAGTACTGTGAGAGTCTTGCCTGTTGCCGCCCACTCAGCACAGCCAACTTCGGCAAGACCATCAGAGAGATCTTCCCTGACATCAAGGCCCGAAGACTTGGTGGTCGGGGCCAATCCAA GTATTGCTACAGTGGCATCCGAAGGAAGACCTTGGTGtctatgccaccattgcctggacTTGACTTAAAGGGTTCTGACAGT CCAGAAATGGGCCCAGAAGTAACCCAAGCACCTCGGGATGAACTGGTAGAGGCAGCCTGTGCCCTGACTTGTGACTGGGCAGAGCAGATCCTGAAACGATCCTTCAGTTCCATAGTTCAGGTCGCCCGCTACCTACTACAGCAGCATCTCATCTCTGCCCGATCTGCACATGCTCATGTGCTTAAGGCTGGGGGGCTTGCTG aagaggaagagcgAGCCCCTCGGGAACGGTCGTCATGTAAATCCAAGAATGGCGTGGAGAACCTGGAAGGTGGAGGCCCCAAAAAGCCAGAGAGACCAGCCCAG CCTCCTAAGGAGCTAGAAGCCCGAGCTGGGACAGACACCCCAGGACGTGGAGAACGGAAGAAGGGTGTGATCGACAGCTCAGCTCCCGcagccagtaagccacaagttAATGCCCTTGTGGCCCGACTGCCTGTGCTCCTTCCCCGAGCACCACAACCTCTTATTGCACCCATTCTGGCTTCTAAGCTTTCTTCAGGCACTCTGAAAGTAGCTACATTGCCTCTGCCCACTAGGGTTGGGGGACCCCAGGCAGCTGTGCCCATCATTAACATGATCTTACCACCTGTTCCTACTTTGTCAGGGGCTGGGGCTAGAATTGGGCCTGGGCTTGGGCCAGGACCAGGGCCTGGGCTTGGCCCTGGGCTCGGGGCTGGGCCTGcacctgggcctgggcctgggcctgcacctgggcctgggcctgcgCCTgcgcctgggcctgggcctgcgCCTGGGCCTgcgcctgggcctgggcctgggcctgggcctgggcctgggcgaGTTCCACCCAGGACACTTCTTCTGCCTCGAGGCACAGAGAACAGGGAGGTAGTGATAAGTGGTGACCCACGACCCCATGACAAGGGTATCAAAAGGACAGCAGAAGTGCCTCTGAGTGAGGCCAGTGGGCAGGACCCACCGGTTAAAGAAGTgaagcaagaggcagaggccaCAGTGAGTGAGGCAAAAAGGAAGCGGGGACGCCCTAGGAAAAAGCCAGGCGGGAGTGGGGAGAGGCATGCTACTCCGGAGAAGGCTGCTGGGAACTCTCCCCGGTCTCCGAGGTTACTCTGGGGCTCCAAAGGAGAAAACAGCTCAGTTGGGAGACCAGAAAGACTAGGGCCAGTGGGTGATGCCAAGCAGGAAACAGTGTCTACTCAAGGTCAGGAAGATGGAGCTGTTTCCAAAGGAGAAAGGAGCCTGAGTTTCCAGCCAGCCAAAGAAGCAGAAGATAAAATTCCTCCCATCACCTCAAAAGTGAGTGTTATCAAGGGCGGCATTCCAAAGGAGGCCCTTTCGTTGGTAAAGGGAGAGGCTGCCATCACAACACAGGGTAACCAAGGGTTAAAGGGTCGAGGACTTCAGAGTTCCCTAACCCAGGAGCATAAAGACCCCAAAGCAACACCCCCATGA